Below is a genomic region from Camelus dromedarius isolate mCamDro1 chromosome 25, mCamDro1.pat, whole genome shotgun sequence.
AGGGCAGCTGAGAGTCGTCTCACTCTTTTGAGGACAGGTATGAGggcttccttctccctcattttccccttccccctccccgccttccctttcttcctttagcaaatatttaagtgcctactgtgtgtgaGTTTCAGTAAAGTCTTACTGTCCTGCAGAAGGCCGATGTCTAACAATCTCGTACAACAAACCTTTGCAGGTCCTGTGATAAGAGCAGGTACAAAGCCTGGGGTAGCGGGAGGGTTACACGTGTGAGAGGGAACAGTCCCAGAGGCTTCCTGGGGAAAGTGGCACCTTGGCTGGGGCTTGAATGTGGGTAAATTCGCACTTGGGTGGATCACAAGTGCTTGGAGTGGAGGAAGTGGTTGAAGCGTGGGAGAGGGAGTGCATCCCAGGCAGacacagagcaggaggaaggctCTGAGTTGTGAAACGGCGCAGTGTGTGAAAGCTGCAAGCCATTCGTAATTGCCGGAGCTGAAGGGGCAGGGTCAAGGCCATGACGAGGGATGAGGCTGGGAAGCTCTGTGTGCCAGGAGTTCCAGCCCTGGGAAGCTGCCGAGAAGACTGAAGCAACGCAGCAAGATCAGATGACtgtgtttagtttcttttttttttttttaattgaagtatacaaCGTtacaggtgcacagcaaagtgattcagtcatatatatatatatatatatatatatatatatatatatatatatatatgtacatattctttttcagattcttttccactttaGGTTACTGAAGatattgagtgtagttccctgtgctctacagtaggtggTCTGTTTAATTTCTGGGTTCACTTAGGCAGTAGAGGATGGATTGGGAGGATGCTTTGGGGACCCTGTAGTAAGTGCCTGGACTAGGGATACACTGAGCAGAGTCTTAAGGGGATCTTCATTCTCACAGAGTTACGCTGCTCATGGTAAGAAAACATAAGTGACAGTCTGCGAGTTTGTGAAAGCGTTCCCCAGTGCACCCCTGCAAGTGGGAGGGCTGTGCTGGCTGCAGCCAGCTTCTGTGGACGATGGAGGTTTGCAGTGCAGGCTCTTCCCTGTGGTGTCCTACAAAAGGCCACCTTCGTTAGAAGCAGCCTACGGCTGATCCTGCTGCCCCAGCAAGGGAGATGACTCTTAATGAGGGCTCCATCCCCAGCCTGAGACACTCAGCAAATCCCAGATGGGCTCTGGAGGTGGTCTGAGCCCCGTCCAGGCTCTTGTGATGATGGCGTGGATACTGACACATGGGCTGGGCACTGTGGAGACCCCAGGGTGAACCAGCCAGAGGGACCCCTCTCGAGGGCTGGCATATCGTGGAGGGCCTGATGTTTGTGGCCATTGAATCTCGTTGGGAGGAGATGAGAGTTCATAAAAAATTAGGAAGGATGCATAAACATCAATGGCATAAAGGAAAATCACTTTCAGTTGGGGGGAGAGATTAATTCCAAAGGAGGGAATTGCATTAGATTGTGACTGCACAGAATCTGGCTGCACAGAactcagcttctttaaaaaagagaggtTTCTGGGCCCCAGCATAGGGAGTTTGGGGTCAGGTGCGGGagtctgtattttaaaagctctttcgGGCAAGTTGGAAAACCACTGGACCATGTGATCTGCATTTAGCACCCCGCCGGGCACGTGGATGTGCTCAGTCTGTTAATGAATGCACCTCCGAGGTCCATCCCAACCATGATTCCGTGTATCCTCCTGGtttggggaggcaggaaggaggtgtTTCTGGAAGAATCCTTGAGGCCGGGCGACAAGAACCAGTAACTGAAATAGTTTGATACCTTTGCACCTATTTTGCGTGAACGCCAGGaatatggggggtggggggtcagcTGGGTTTCcgctttccctccttcctcctaaTCAACGTTTGAGCTGAGCTCAGCTTCTGTTTGAGAAGGGTGAGCTGGCTTTTGCAAAGCAGTGAGATggaaattgcctttttttttggctgagaaaacaaaagaaagtgagaACTAGAGGGATTTGCCCAGAGAACAGATCAGCCAGCTCAGAAGACAGAGGCACAGGGGAGCTGCCCAGGGCGGGACCTGAGGCTCTCTGGCCAGCCTGCCCTGTCACACTGCAAGTCGGTGCAGCGCTGGCCTGCGGGTCTGTCACCCAGCGCCGGCAAGCATAGCCAGAGACCCCTGGAGCACCCCCACATCCCAGTGTGGGGGCGTCTCAGTGCCCTGCGCCTACGTGTGAGCACGGGGTTTCTGTTcagtctttcctttcctctcctctcctttccttttttcttttcaaccttTTGTTCAGACCCTCTTGTTTTCCATTATTggagtatatttgatttacagtgtgtgttagtttcaggtgtacagtgtagtgatccAGCTATACATTTGTACATatcctttttcacattctttttcattatagtcctctgtgctgtacagcaggtccttgtttatctgttttatatacagtagtgtgtatccgctcatcccagactcctaatctacccctccccctccccgtaTTTGGAGCCGCTCAGTGCGGCGTCTGTGCTCCGAGGCTCTGGGTCCAGGTCCCTTGACACTTCCCTCTGGTCTGGCTCTCGCCCTGCTCTTGTTACTCTCTTTTTCCCTCACATTGCACTGAACCATTTAGAGGTTTCtgtcataatatatattttttattttttaataatagtatttatttttactatttttatttttaattgaaagtcttgaaattctatagtgctttacaattttcaaggGTTTCACACAtggtgggagggtacagctcagtggtagagtgtgtgcttagcatgcacgaggtcctgggttccatccccagtacctccattaaaataaaaaaaaattaaaagtaaataaataaacaaacctaattacccatcctccaaaataaaaaaaaaaaaaggttttacatGTGTGATTCTGTATAATCACATAATAACCCCTTTTACcccctacccctgtcttgcccctccaccctcccctttccccactgggaaccactggtttgttctctgtagctgtgagtctgctgcttttttgttttattcactagctTGTATATTTTAGGTTCCAcgtgtaagtgacatcatacagtgtttgtctttctctgtctgacttatttcactcagcacaatgcctTCCGAGTCCATCCACGTGGCTGCTGATGGCTGGGCAGCACTCCATTGCACACACAGTGCCTCCTCTTTACCCAGGCATCTGTCAGTGGACTTCCAGgctgcttccatgccttggcagttgcaaacagtgctgctgtgaacattggggtgcatgtattttttcgatttagtatttttgtttttttcagatatatacccaggagtggaactgctgggtcgagtggtagttccatttttagttttttgagaaacctccaaactgttttccacagtggctgcaccaatttaccaataatggtattttttaattatgaaggCGGCATGTGTTCACATAAAAAGTTTGGGAAAAATCTGGACGTTGAGGAGGCCTCAGGGAGCTGTGGTGACACAGAAAGCGGTCCTGACTAGTTCCCGGTGGCTTCCTCTGATGCCCCGGTTCCTGTTTCTATGTGGCCAGTATGCCAAGTTTTACAGAGGTGGCACCAGCTGTGTCTCAGCTTGGGACAACTGTCATTCAGTTCCCTAAGAAAGAGCAGGAAGCAGAACCCCCGGGCTCTGCTTTGAAGAGCAGAACCTAGATTCACGCTGTGGCCTGTTTTTGCTAAACGTTAGTCCTTTCGGTCCCACCTCCATGATTTTCATCTTGTCTGCATAGCACTCATACTCTGGggcttttttaacttaaattttagtCTCATTGTGTGTCATGACAACCACCAAATCACAGGTTCGATGTGCTGGTTTATAGCTTTTCCAGTGGATGTTAGGGTAAATGCATGACTGCTGGGTAACTGTTACCTGTGGGCCGTGCATGGCTGTGGCACAGACCTCCACTGTGCGCTGCCACCCTCTGAAGGGCGCAGCTCTGCTCTCTGGTCCTTCCCTACCTGTTTCTAGATGCGAAGTCCCCTCTGACCAGGTCACTGGCGTCCAGGCTGGGCTCCAATGGTCTAGTGGACCCTACTAAGTTACCTTCAGAGCCCCTCGTCGGGTGAAAATAGCCCCTAGGCAAGACGGTGGGCAGTTTCCTCCCTTTAGAAAGAGCAGCTCAGCTTTTGTGTCTCCCCACGGCCCCACGGCCTCACGGCCCCACGTCCCCACGTCCCCACGTCCAGGGCGCCTAGTTAGGGTTTTATATGAAGAAAGGGTTCTGTgaatggtttgtgtgtgtgtaatgtgtgAAAGCCATAGGGAAAGTCAATCCAGGATGAACACTGGAGAGCTAATTTGtttgggtatttatttatttattcattcagtactTTTTTGAGCCTCTCTTAGCTCTTCCTAGCTTTGGGGTACGAAGAGCTGGCTGCAGATGTATCCTGTTTACTGTAACGAAGCAAAATAAACATCGGGTGCTCGAGGTGAGACCACGCCGTGCACTAGCCTGATTCTTTCACTTGATCCAGGTTGAGAGTAAGCCTTTGGTTCAAGCCCAGAAGCCACCTTCCAAGGTCAAGGACTTCAGGATGACCCGATTCTTGAGTAAGGTGGGAAGTGCTGCTTAGTGTCTTTTCTCTAGAAGAGGATGAGGGGAGGTGGGTGGCCGGGATGGCTTTTAACAGGCGTTTTCGGTGGACTCAACGTAACATGAGGGGGGCGGGCTACCCACGTCGCCACGCCCAGCTCTGCAGTGTTAAGTGATCTATTCATGGCCAGTCAGACCGCCCCTCTCCTAATCAGTCATTCAGTCAGGCATTCAGTGAAGCGGCGCAGGGAGCCAAGTGGGCCGGTCGAGCCAGCAACGAGGAGGAACGGGGCGCTTCTGCAGCAGCAGGGAAGGATGGGCTCCAGAGCAGGCAGAGCTTCCCCAGGTCAGGGTGGGAGGACGCTGGAATGAGGATAATGATGGCTACACTCATGGAGTATTCTACATCGATGGCCTTGTTTACCTCCTAAAAACCTTGTGAGGTAGGTCCCATCTTTGTCCTCATGGTAGTGCTGAGAtaactgaagcttagagaaagAGTCAGTGTGACCGTCCAAGGTCTAGGCCATTAGGTGGTGGAGCAGGGCTTCGAACCCAGAGCCCGTCTGCTCGACCCCTCCACTTCCTCTCCAAGGACTTCAAAAAGTAGATTTAGCCCCAGATTTGGCTCAGGCTCGTCATCCTTGCGGTGAGGAGGTTACGGGGAGCAATGACTCCTTGAAGACATTTTCTTGCCTGAGGCATCTGTGCCTTACCCCGAGTCTCTTTCTGTAGAACACAAACAGCAGCTTTACTTCACTCCCGTTCGTGGACCCCAAGGGGAAGAACACGGTGAACTTGCCTCACATCAGCAGTAGAGTCCCGCCACAGCAGCCCCCACTGCGTCAGGTGAGCAAGGGCAGTGGGCGTGGTCCCGAGCAGGCAGGTGACAGGCCTGCCATCAGTCCAGAGCCAGGTGCAGAAAGGCCTGGGGTGCTGGGAGAGGCCCGTCGTGTGCTGAAggtctgggttccagtcctgtTCTCTCTGTTTACAATGAATCCCAACTTGAACAGTGAGTCACTGGCTTTCTCTACAAGACAGGCTCTCTGTTGGGTTGTCATGGAGACTCACCAAGAAAAGGGAAAGTGAACTGTCAGGTGTATAGATGGTTGAAGCATCCAAATTGTTGGCTTTCCTTGTACACCCCCTACTATTTTTAGCGTAAGGACCAAATTTAGAGCTGTTAAAGAGCTGTTATCTGCACCTAAGTTCAAGTATTTGAGCCCTGGGTCAGGTCACTCCATCTCGTCAGGAACTGGCCTTCTCCAGAGCAGCAGGAAAGAACTGTTCCCGTCCTTCCTGTGATAAGGTGCCACCGGGCTGTCTGCTGCTCCCTGCAGCGTGCTGCATCTCACAGAGAATGTGTGGGTCAGATGGAGACTTCCTTTGAGACAGAGGTTAAGAAAACCTGCTCTCTCATCAGGACTGTTTCCGTCTTGGAGAGGAAGTCTGGATGTGGCTGTCCTTGGTCAGTCAATGGCTGATGACCCCCAGAAGAGGTCTCAGCGGTCCTTTATGGTAAACCTCTTTCTCCAAACAGGAGAATCAAACTCACAGTCGGGCGTTGTCCTCTGAGCTCAAGGCTTCAGAAATGCCCTTCCCTTCAAGCATTAAAACCCAAGATGCGAAGTCAGAGGAGAAGCCATCAAAGGCACACAAGCACAGGGTGCCTCTGACAGCAGCAGGTATGtttgtggggagtgggggtgcagcggggggggggggttatgtGGTCAGGGTGTCGAGCGCTGGGCCTGCTGGTAAGGCTGAGGTGCCCGGGGTTGGGGTGGTCAGTGAAGGCCACAAGCCCAGAGGAACGGTCAGCCAAGGCTTCGCTATGTACTGTGACAGTGTAagcggggcaggggaggagggagcagactCCCCCGTTCCATTTCCCCCCACTGGctggccccagcccaggggcAGATGTGTCCGCGGGGTCAGCGGGAGTTGTCCCACTGCCCGGCAGCCTGAACAGGGCTCCTGTGGTTctgtggaggagggggcagggctggggcggagAGGTGCTGAGTTCTGAGTCAGAGGCGGGGAACGTGTCTTGGAGGCTCCCACGCCCCTCCTGACAAGAAGGTCTCGGCAGAAGCACCTCAGGAGGGCCTCTGAACCGAGGCTCCCAGGTTCCAAGGGCGTGGCCAGCCAGGATGGTCTGCATCCTTGACTGCATCTCTTCAGAGACCTCCCAGCACTGGCTGCACACCGAGGCTGCCGTGGGGAGGCAGCTCTCCCGTGGCCCGCTGGCTAGAGCCTTTGCAATGCCATGTGGTCAGACCTGAAAGCTCACACACCTTTAGACCAGTAGCCTGGCTCCTCACGGGGTTCAGGGAGTCATAACGATTAGCGTTAAGAGTCTGCTGAGCCCCTACCCAGTGCCGATACTGGCTGATGCCCGGAGCTCCTCTCCCATAGCCTTGACCTTGGCTGTCCTTAAACAATCTCAGGAACTGCCCACGAGGAGACCATTTCAGTCCTGAGCTAGTTCTGCCTTCACAGAGCTGGTCTCTGcctccctgctctctctccctgcagTTCTGTCTTCCGGGCAAAGAACATGCCTCCGTCAGCTTACACGTGATGCTTTTCACATGGACGGGGGACACATGGACGGGGGACACAGGTCCTGTCCCCACACGTCCTCTTTCCTCCCGGCAGTTCCTTCTCTGACTCCCCAGCAGTTTGTCAAAAAGGCTGCGGAGGGTGATGTCCTCTCCCCCGTCCTGATCTGCCCTCTCTCAGCCTCTAGCTTATCACCATCCTTCAGAGTTTGATTCCACCCCGCCCGCCCCAGACCAGGCACCGGCCCCCGACGCGATGTGGCCAGGGTAGCGCAGAGAAGAGCTGACATGCGTGTCTTCCCAGCCTCAGACCCCCTGGCTCAGCGAAGATTTGAGCAGGACCACCTGCTGCGCTTGAGGGTCGCGCTGATGTCGCCCGCCTTCGCCCTGAAGGCGGCCTAGTTTGGGAACGCGCTCAGGATAGGCTCCTTGTGGGGCCCGACAGCACACGAACTTGGGCAGCTGCTGTTGACGCTACACTGAAGTCCAGGATGCCTGGTCCTCAGCGAGCCATCTCCCTGGGGAAAGGGCCTCCGGGCTCGCAAATGGGAAGGGAAGCCGTTGTCTGCATCTGGGCACGTCCCCGTGTGGCCGCCACTTAACTGATATCTGCAGTGTTTTTCACACAGAGGCCCTAAAGTTTTTTAAGAACCAGCTGTCTTCCTATGAGCAAAGTGAAATCCTGGGCTACACGGAGCTGTGGTTCCTGGGGCTGGACGCTGAGAAGCTCCACATGGCTCCTGCGAAGTTCAGCAAGACGAGTTTCGACGATGAACACGGCTACTACATGAAGGTGACGGGGGAGTCGGTCGTGGTAACTGCAGGGGTTTGGGGCTTGGGGACAAGAGTGTCTGGAAAGGGAAAAAGCAGGGGGCATTTTACAGCCCTTGGTGCTGGCGTGCCTGGGAGCAGGCGTAGAGAAAGGCTCTGGGAGGTGCTGAACCAAAGAAGTGCCACGTGTAAAACTAAGGGAACCCGTGCAGTAGTTAACAGACAAGTGCTCTGCCAGCAGAACACGGTTTCCCCCGGGAGTGTTTGAGGGGCAGGGCTGCGCCCTGGGCAGACTCCCACAGGCCCTTCTCCTGCCCAGCCCCGGACCCATGGGAGAGGCCAGACGATGCAGTGAGATGCaatcttcccagcattccctttTTTTGTGTCCTCCATCCAAGCCCATATACGACCTCTCcctgttttataataaatgtcattttttctACAGACGGCAAAAAAAAGTTGCCACTGTAGTCCCTGGTGCATAGCACTTCCTTCAGTTTCCAAAGATGGGTCCCAGtgtctccccctcctcttctgacTGTATCCCTGGAGTTTCCCAGAGCGTCTCTTCCCAGCCTGAGGGTGAAATCCAGGTGGGTAGTGTCCCTGTCCAGAGGCACTCTCCGCTCCTGAGGACGCCCGGGTGTGTGGTGCCCAGCCCTCcgggctgcgggctgcgggctgcTGGGAGCCCCTCCTCTGGCCGTTTCCTCATCAGCTGGCTTGGGACACTTGACTGCTCTTTGATGAGTTTATAAAAGAGGGGGTTTTCTTAGTGTTCATGACTGTATTTCTCAAGCTTTTCCAAGTGCACAggtcacctggggatcttgttagaaataatgatttttttttcagcagatgTGGGAGGCGGCTTGGGGGACTgagatttttgccttttttaaaagcttccatgTGATGCCCCTGCTACTGGTCCTTGGACCACATCTTGACCCAAAACTtcaagggggaggtggggaggattgTTACTGGGTCTTTGATTAAAAATCTCCACTCTAAACCCTACCTCCAACTGAGCCAGGTGTTCTCAACTCCGCCCGCTCTCCAGCACTGCCTTCTTAGCTCCTTCACTGGAATTCTATTCCTCAGTCTCAAACCTTCCAGAGCAGAGTTTTCAGGGGGACAGCGGGATACTGTGTGCTTCCTGCTCGGAACCCCCATCCTCCTTGCATTCAGTGCACGCACAGGAAGACGATACACGCAGCTAATCCCCGCACGGGCAGTGCAGCTGCATCCTCACATTCATTCTGTCCGCAAGTGTTAGTTGAATGCCTGTTTACTGAGAGCCTGTCATGTACTTGAGCATCTCCTAGACTCTGGAAATACAGAGGGAGCTATCAAAACTGAGTCTGATCTGGTCCACAACCAATGTCAAAGCTGACATGTGAGTGAACAGTTACAATGCCACCAACCTGGTGACATGCAGAAGAAATGCACCAGCGCTCAGCAAACACACACGTACCTTTACACCAGCGCGCAGAGCCTGCTCCTGCCTTTTCCCCCGGCAGTTCCCATAACAGACCTTCACGAGTTGAGGAAGTTATTTCCATATATTGGGAAAGTTGTGCCAGTTCGTATTCACCTTCTTAATTCTTCCTGTCTGAACAGATCCCTGCCATGCAATCTCAAACACATGCCTGGGACCTCGACACTCACACATACCCTTCACCTCTTCCAAATTCATGAGTGTCACACTAGGAGTCAGGTTCTCAGAGCAGGAGGACCTTAGAGATCGCTTTATCAGAACCTGCAGTCAGTGATGCAGCTCAGAGGGCTGGGCGGCTTGTCTAAAGCTGCCCAGATAAAGGCTTTTTAGTTGAAAATTCCCTGTTGCCTCAACGATGCACCTACTCCTGAGTGTCCAGCACACAGAAAacctgggtggttctggctctaGGAAGATGTTTCTTTTCTTAGTCGGGAAAGATCCACGTTCTGTACCACTAAGTCCAAGATAGAATTAAATCTGAGCAAGTCAAGAGGAGGACCAGATCtggctgggaaggggcagagcagaCACAAAGCTCCTCTGATGGATGGAGACCCATCAGGGTTCAGGAAGAGAACTTCCCCCAAACTGAAGCCGCTGCCCGCTGCGTTCAAGAATTGTGAAATTTGCAAACCGGACAGGACCTTGAGAGCCACTGTGTTCCACCCTCTTACCTTACAGGTTCCCACATCTGCAGAAAACAGGAGGTTGTAGCAGGACAGGAATTAGATCCCAGGTTTCCCCAAGCCACCCGTGTTCTCCACACTTCCCGCTGTGGAGAGAGCCTGGGGAACTTGCCCTGGCCCCACACTGGGACCCAAGCAGCAGCCCCGTGAGGGTGGGACGGGGGTGGGAGCTGTACTGGTGCCCGATGCAGGTTAGAAAGTTCTCCCCAGGACTCAGCATGAGCTGGGAGTTGGTATCCGGGCCCCAGTGTCAGGGAGCCCCCATGGCCACGGCTCTGCTCCTCACCCCTGGCTTGGCTTCTGCAGGTCCTGCATGACCACATTGCCTACCGCTACGAGGTTCTGGAGATGATCGGGAAGGGGTCCTCTGGACAGGTGGCCAAGTGCTTGGATCACAGACACAATGAGTTCGTGGCCTTGAAAATCATCAGGAACAAGAAGAGGTGTGGCTGGGTAGATGGCACAGGCTGTGGAGGAGGGACCACGTGACCCGGCCCCTTCCTgagtcctcctcttcctctgatcccgctcttcctttccctctttccttctccaccTGTCTGCGTCCAggacagggcagagagagggcaggagcATGGGGTGGTgatggggtcgggggaggggctgagaaggTGGGCCTACTGCTGCAGGCTGTGACACCAAtgtctctgtccccacccccaccctcctcagaTTTCACCACCAGGCCCTGGTGGAGCTGAAGATCCTGGAAGCTCTCAGAAGGAAGGACAAAGACAACACCTACAACGTGGTGCACATGAAGGACTTCTTCTACTTCCGCAACCACCTCTGCATCACCTTTGAACTCCTGGGGTCAGCTGCTTGctctttttaatgcattttcttcCAAAAAGTGGCTTAGGTGACAGAAGAGAGACGTGGAGTTCAGAACTCTAGATTTTCCTGGATGTGAGCGTTTAATGACCAGAGAGGACACACTGGCCACTCAGTTGTCTAGAAAACCCAGGAGCAAGGAGCCCGAACAAAAGCTGCccttccagccccttccctcgGTCACGCCTGTCACCTGCCAGCGTGCCAAGGCGTGCGGCCCAGGTACTGGGTGCTGAGCCCCGTGAGACAACCAAAACAGGGCCTCTGCCCTCGAGAGCTGAACTGAAGTGCATGGAAAGGACGTTTCTCTGCTGCCACGTCCCCTGTCACTGGCTTTACAGCCTCGCGGTACAGAGGTTGGAACCCCAGGGAGCGGGGAAAGGGCTTTGATTTGCAGTGCGTAAGGTCAGGAGCAGGTGTTTCTGGCAGGAGAGCAGAGCCTGACTTAGGCAGATTGGCACCCCTGTTTGAACACTGGAGCTGAGAGGCCGCGCCAACTTGACTGCCCTTCTCTCTGGGAAGCCCATCTGGTGCAATTTAAATAAAGCCAGGAACCCAGAGCGCACTTAGCGAAGGAGGAGGAGTCAGAGGTGAGCCCTCCGGGGCCCAGTGCTACAGCCTCGCTGAGCCGGGAGCTCGGCGCTCCCGTCGCTGGTGGTGACGTTCCAGGACCTGGTTACATTTGAGTTAGATGGATCGTTGACCATCTCCTCACCATTTCTGATGATGACAAAGTGTGGTCCAGTTTCCCAACATGCAGAGGGACAAGCCTGGGCTGCCTTGCTTGGTCATGAATCACAGTGCAGGTTAGGATGGCCCTCAAAGCTCTGAAGGGTCAGGAGGGGCAGGTGTGTGACAGGAGAATCCAAAGGCCAGAGAAGCTGGGGAGATGCCCGGGGTCTGACAGCTGGTCTGAGGAGGCCAGAGCCAAGTCTCATGTCTCCTTGGTTCCCTCGAGGATGAATGGCTTCCAAATCCTGCCAGAGTGAAAGAAAGCCTAGAACTGGGATGTTAGGAGAAGCCCGGAAGAGACGGGTGCAGAGCTGGCTCTGGgtcctgccccccccccatcTCGCGGTTGCACAGAGGTCACAAGCCGGCGGCCCACGCGTGCGTGCTTCCTGTTAGGATGCTTTGCATTAGTTTCCAACATTGAGAAGTCAGCAGATTTCACATAATTTAGCAGACTTTCATGTCATGACTTAGGTTTCTGCTGATCGAGAAAATTTAGGCTAGCACTCCACCCTGCAAGGCGATAGTTTGGTGGGACCCAGCAGCCAGGCTCGCTTTAGATGGAGTCAGGCTCCTCCACTGCCCCTCAGCCCCCATCTGCCCACTCTCTTGTCCCCAGGAATAGAGCTCGATCCTACCTTTTAACACACACACGTGTAGCAAAGGGGTGGACGGACCTCGCCACCATGTAGGAGACACATGTCCGAGGCGCCCGCAGAGTTGAGCTGCACCCTGGCTCCACCATGAGTTAGTGGGAAAGTTGAGTTTATAGGACACAGAAGCCCTGCATCCTGGCCCGCGTCTTGCCGTCTGCCAGAGGGAAACCAGGGGTACGGGACCGTCGGCAGGCTCACGCCCAGCCTTCCGCCTCTCGCGCGGACACCCGCCCCTTCGGGGCTCTCTTTCCCAGAATCAACCTGTACCAGCTGATGAAGAATAACAGCTTCCAAGGCTTCAGTCTGTCGGTCGTTCGGCGCTTCACCCTCTCTGTTCTGAAGTGTCTGCAGATGCTTTATGTGGAGAAGATCATCCACTGTGACCTCAAGCCTGTGAGTACAGCCTCTGTCCTCCAGGGGAGCTGGTCCCCACCCTCCCGGCCAGGGCTCCAGGGAGGACGCCAGGCAGCCCGCTTGTAGCTTGTATAAACAGAGTGGGATGCGGTGAGGACTAAGGCAGGCGTACTGGGGCAAGGACTGGAGACGCGATACCACTGAGGCAGGTGGGAACGGGGAGGCTGAGGGCTTAGGGTGTGCGGGCACAGGTGTCAGGCAGGGAGGTGATC
It encodes:
- the DYRK4 gene encoding dual specificity tyrosine-phosphorylation-regulated kinase 4, encoding MLQVESKPLVQAQKPPSKVKDFRMTRFLSKNTNSSFTSLPFVDPKGKNTVNLPHISSRVPPQQPPLRQENQTHSRALSSELKASEMPFPSSIKTQDAKSEEKPSKAHKHRVPLTAAEALKFFKNQLSSYEQSEILGYTELWFLGLDAEKLHMAPAKFSKTSFDDEHGYYMKVLHDHIAYRYEVLEMIGKGSSGQVAKCLDHRHNEFVALKIIRNKKRFHHQALVELKILEALRRKDKDNTYNVVHMKDFFYFRNHLCITFELLGINLYQLMKNNSFQGFSLSVVRRFTLSVLKCLQMLYVEKIIHCDLKPENIVLYQRGHVSVKVIDFGSSCYEHQKVYTYIQSRFYRSPEVILGHPYNMAVDMWSLGCIMAELFTGRPLFPGEDEAEQLACIMEVLGLPPTRFIQTASRKQTFFDSKGFPKNITNNRGKKRYPDSKDLTMVLKTYDTSFLDFLRRCLVWEPSLRMTPDQALKHAWIHEPWNLKSRPRLQTWRRTSLCLPSESRKDKIQGQHHSGKKDVIIKVETKDKVKNVSTKQNQNSGNELSSLQHTAEVVQLPQLTEASRKTEAVVGPAESKTSTGQQNKNSSLKSTSILPPIV